From the genome of Flavobacterium luteolum, one region includes:
- a CDS encoding acyltransferase family protein, translating to MNIKPKKHYEILDGLRGVAAILVVAFHIFEAFAGGNRFKQIINHGYLAVDFFFLLSGFVVAYAYDDRWVKMGQWEFYKRRLIRLQPMVIMGMIIGAIFYYFQASDILFPMIGGMEVWKVILTMVVGFTLLPIPPSLEIRGWGEMHPLNGPAWSLFFEYIANILYAVIFRKFSNKVMAVFVLLFAGLLINYTVFGPKGDVIGGWSLNLEQLNVGFTRLLYPFFAGVLLCRLGKLIHVKNAFWICSILITIVLALPRFGDENSLWINGLYESICIIFIFPIIVAIGAGGEIKNEFSLKICKLLGDISYPIYITHYPLIYWFTAWVVDNKVSMENGYLEGIGVLIVSIVLAFVCLKLYDEPVRKWLMKKFQRKKVSEVLSN from the coding sequence CGTAGCTGCTATTCTGGTAGTTGCTTTTCATATTTTTGAAGCTTTTGCTGGCGGAAACCGTTTTAAACAAATTATAAATCACGGATATCTTGCCGTAGATTTCTTTTTCCTTTTGTCAGGGTTTGTTGTTGCTTACGCGTACGACGATCGTTGGGTAAAAATGGGACAATGGGAGTTTTACAAACGCCGATTAATCCGTTTACAGCCAATGGTAATCATGGGAATGATTATTGGGGCAATATTTTACTATTTCCAAGCCTCAGATATATTGTTTCCAATGATTGGGGGTATGGAAGTCTGGAAAGTCATTCTAACAATGGTCGTCGGATTTACATTACTGCCAATTCCTCCTTCACTAGAAATTAGAGGCTGGGGCGAAATGCATCCTTTAAATGGTCCGGCATGGTCGCTTTTTTTCGAATATATTGCAAACATCTTGTACGCCGTAATCTTTCGTAAATTTTCGAATAAAGTAATGGCAGTTTTTGTACTGCTATTTGCCGGACTATTAATTAATTATACTGTTTTTGGGCCAAAGGGTGATGTTATCGGTGGATGGTCACTAAATCTAGAGCAGCTGAATGTTGGTTTTACCCGATTATTGTATCCGTTTTTTGCTGGGGTTTTATTATGCCGATTAGGAAAATTAATCCATGTAAAAAATGCTTTCTGGATTTGCAGTATTTTGATAACAATTGTTTTGGCGTTGCCGAGATTTGGAGATGAAAACAGTCTTTGGATAAATGGTCTGTATGAATCAATCTGTATTATTTTTATTTTCCCAATAATTGTAGCAATTGGAGCAGGAGGAGAAATCAAAAACGAATTTTCTCTTAAGATTTGCAAACTTTTAGGTGATATTTCTTATCCAATTTACATTACGCATTATCCGTTAATTTATTGGTTTACAGCATGGGTTGTAGATAACAAAGTTTCAATGGAAAATGGCTATTTAGAAGGAATCGGAGTTTTAATCGTAAGTATCGTTCTAGCTTTCGTATGCTTAAAATTATACGATGAACCAGTTAGAAAATGGTTGATGAAGAAATTTCAGAGAAAAAAAGTTTCTGAGGTTCTAAGTAACTAA
- a CDS encoding NADH:flavin oxidoreductase — protein MSTNNLFSEFNLKSLNLKNRIVMAPMTRSFSPNGVPTDEVAAYYQKRAEGEVGLILSEGTVIDRKSSSNDANVPHFYGDSALNGWKKVIDGVHAAGGKMGPQIWHMGIMDNHHSGWVPPVPFEGPSGLNRPDFRNGVAMSEKDIEDTILAFGKAAADAKRLGFDTVEIHGAHGYLIDQFFRAETNLREDIYGGKTLPERNRFAIEVIKEVRKQVGNDFAVIMRFSQFKPSDYNYKLAKNPQELEAWLTPLVDAGVDIIHASQRRFWEPEFEDSDLNFAGWAKKVTGAPTITVGSVGLSGDFFGAFAGESSQPTSLEELNRRFDRGDFDLVAVGRPLLSDPNWVAKIKAGKTDELKGFTKEALGQLVLE, from the coding sequence ATGAGTACAAACAACCTCTTTTCTGAATTTAACTTAAAGTCGTTAAATCTGAAAAACCGAATCGTAATGGCGCCAATGACGCGCTCTTTTTCTCCTAACGGAGTTCCAACTGATGAAGTCGCAGCTTACTACCAAAAAAGAGCTGAAGGCGAAGTTGGATTAATTTTATCTGAAGGAACTGTTATTGACAGAAAATCTTCTTCTAATGATGCTAATGTTCCTCATTTTTATGGCGATTCAGCTCTAAATGGATGGAAAAAAGTGATTGATGGAGTTCATGCTGCTGGCGGAAAAATGGGACCGCAGATTTGGCACATGGGAATTATGGACAATCACCATTCTGGATGGGTTCCTCCTGTTCCATTTGAAGGTCCGTCTGGATTAAATCGTCCTGATTTTAGAAATGGTGTTGCCATGTCTGAAAAAGATATTGAAGATACCATTCTTGCTTTTGGTAAAGCTGCTGCTGATGCTAAAAGATTAGGTTTTGATACTGTAGAAATTCACGGTGCACACGGTTATTTAATCGATCAGTTCTTTAGAGCTGAAACTAATTTACGTGAAGATATCTACGGCGGAAAAACACTTCCTGAACGTAATCGTTTTGCAATTGAAGTGATTAAAGAAGTGAGAAAACAAGTTGGAAACGACTTTGCTGTTATCATGCGATTTTCTCAATTTAAACCTTCTGATTATAATTATAAACTGGCTAAGAATCCGCAGGAATTAGAAGCTTGGCTTACTCCTCTTGTTGACGCTGGTGTTGATATTATTCACGCTTCACAACGTCGTTTCTGGGAACCTGAATTTGAAGATTCTGATCTGAACTTCGCAGGATGGGCTAAAAAAGTAACTGGCGCTCCTACTATTACCGTAGGTTCTGTTGGCCTTTCTGGCGATTTCTTTGGTGCATTTGCTGGAGAAAGTTCTCAGCCAACTTCTTTAGAGGAACTAAACAGACGTTTCGATAGAGGCGATTTTGATTTGGTCGCTGTTGGAAGACCTCTTTTATCAGATCCAAACTGGGTGGCTAAAATCAAAGCAGGAAAAACTGATGAGTTGAAAGGCTTTACTAAAGAAGCTTTGGGACAATTGGTTTTAGAATAA
- a CDS encoding ArsR/SmtB family transcription factor: METIEIFKALSNKSRLQMLEWLKEPEINFPGQLEHAGFEHGVCVGQIQAKAGLTQSTVSEYLSILQRAGFIEAKRVGQWTYYKRNEGAFEALSKLIQSNL, translated from the coding sequence ATGGAAACGATAGAAATTTTTAAAGCATTATCTAATAAGTCCCGACTACAGATGTTGGAATGGCTAAAAGAGCCTGAAATTAACTTTCCTGGCCAGCTGGAACATGCAGGATTTGAGCATGGAGTCTGTGTTGGGCAGATTCAAGCCAAAGCTGGTTTAACACAATCAACCGTATCCGAATACCTGTCTATTTTACAGCGTGCTGGTTTTATTGAAGCCAAACGTGTTGGACAATGGACTTATTATAAACGTAACGAAGGTGCCTTTGAAGCACTTAGTAAATTAATTCAATCTAATTTGTAA
- a CDS encoding TlpA family protein disulfide reductase has product MKKTVLIVAFLCSVITSSKAQVVGVDVGDIAPEIDLPDTKGEKVALSSLRGSLVLVDFWASWCGPCIKEQPLLIKLHNAYPDKLSIYGVSMDTKKPLWTGAIAKAKLPWTNVSDLKYWQSPVVGDYMLQSVPLNFLIDKNGIILAKNIHGQALEAKIKELLEVQ; this is encoded by the coding sequence ATGAAAAAAACTGTACTTATTGTAGCATTCTTATGCAGTGTAATCACGAGTTCTAAAGCTCAAGTTGTAGGCGTAGATGTTGGAGACATTGCTCCGGAAATCGATCTTCCGGATACAAAAGGAGAAAAAGTAGCGCTTTCTTCTTTGCGAGGTTCTTTGGTTTTAGTGGACTTCTGGGCTTCGTGGTGCGGACCTTGCATTAAAGAACAGCCTTTATTAATAAAATTGCACAATGCTTATCCAGACAAATTATCGATCTATGGAGTTTCTATGGATACCAAAAAGCCATTATGGACAGGAGCAATCGCAAAAGCAAAATTGCCTTGGACAAATGTTAGTGATTTAAAATACTGGCAGTCTCCAGTTGTGGGAGATTATATGCTGCAATCGGTTCCTTTGAACTTTTTGATAGATAAAAACGGAATTATTTTAGCAAAAAATATTCACGGACAGGCTTTAGAAGCAAAAATTAAAGAGCTTTTAGAGGTGCAATAA
- the galA gene encoding beta-galactosidase GalA, whose protein sequence is MKTTFSQKIILCFFLACSFHLLAQNKSGRELILIDKDWRFSLGHQYDTKKDFGHAEGYFSYLTKTGFADGPAASGFDDRAWRKLDLPHDWAVEQPFSESASFSHGFKAAGKNFPERSIGWYRKKITISNEDLGRTISLKFDGVFRNSKVFFNGFYLGTEESGYNGFEYDVTAYVNYGGENTIVVRVDASMEEGWFYEGAGIYRHVYLQKANPLHVAQNGTYVISEIENNNAVITAEVKLENKGHFKGNVEINQTILDPSGKQIASNEDNVEAPKFYKTNSYTFKLNVKNPLLWDIENPNLYKLITEIKSEGKIIDRYETSFGIRTIKFDPENGFLLNGKAVKLKGTNNHQDHAGIGTALPDEIQYYRIKKLKEMGSNAYRCSHHPPTPELLDACDKLGMLVIDETRLMGINDYHLNDLQRMMERDRNHPSIFCWSVGNEEWQIEGGITGERITNTMQDFSKSIDPTRPVTVGISSGFKSGISSVVEIMGYNYLGNGDIDAHRNQFKNQPGMGTEEGSTFATRGIYFTDDAKHYQSAYDKKPRPTFYSIEEGWKFYAERPYLAGMFIWTGFDYRGEPTSYGWPSVTSYFGMMDVCGFPKDNVFYLKSWWGKEPVLHLLPHWNWTGMEGAAIDVWAYSNCDEVELFLNKKSLGKKKMEQNGHLEWKVNYVAGTLEAIGYKNGKKVLSDVQKTTGKSENIKLSVDKENVLKGKVSVVTVETTDKNGLHVPTANDEIIFSIKGGKILGVGNGDPTSLESDQFIDDIALVAINNFKEQKGTSASLPQQLSDYAESEWIEAFKDRDYKKQAPSYIYKGEFDLKSNSGSSIVSFFYKKIGVETVVFVNGKKIEPSVEDAQKYIFDTAILKQGKNTIHIAATPLQKVKDWDVMNTDPGIIQVVTPAEPWKRKLFNGYAQIIIKKDENAKEVVLFASGKGLKNGVIVVK, encoded by the coding sequence ATGAAAACTACTTTTTCTCAAAAAATAATTCTCTGCTTTTTTCTTGCATGTTCATTCCATTTATTGGCTCAAAATAAATCAGGAAGAGAATTGATTTTAATTGATAAAGACTGGCGGTTTTCATTGGGACATCAATACGATACAAAAAAAGATTTTGGTCATGCAGAAGGTTATTTTTCTTATCTGACTAAAACTGGATTTGCTGACGGGCCAGCGGCTTCTGGATTTGATGACCGCGCTTGGAGAAAATTAGATTTACCACACGATTGGGCAGTCGAACAGCCTTTTAGCGAAAGCGCAAGTTTTAGTCACGGATTTAAAGCAGCGGGAAAAAATTTTCCAGAAAGAAGTATTGGTTGGTACAGAAAAAAAATTACGATTTCGAATGAAGATTTAGGAAGAACAATTTCTTTAAAATTTGATGGTGTTTTCAGAAACTCAAAAGTGTTTTTTAACGGATTTTACTTGGGAACGGAGGAAAGCGGTTACAATGGTTTTGAGTATGATGTAACGGCTTATGTAAATTATGGAGGCGAAAATACAATCGTAGTCCGTGTTGATGCTTCGATGGAAGAAGGCTGGTTTTATGAAGGAGCAGGAATCTATAGACATGTTTATTTGCAGAAAGCCAATCCGCTTCATGTGGCACAGAACGGAACTTATGTAATTTCAGAAATTGAAAATAATAATGCTGTCATTACTGCAGAAGTAAAATTGGAAAACAAAGGACATTTTAAAGGAAATGTTGAAATAAACCAAACCATTTTAGATCCATCGGGAAAACAGATTGCTTCAAATGAAGATAATGTGGAAGCTCCAAAATTCTATAAAACAAATAGTTATACTTTTAAATTAAATGTCAAAAATCCGCTTTTGTGGGATATTGAAAATCCTAATTTGTATAAACTGATTACCGAAATTAAAAGTGAAGGGAAAATAATTGACAGATATGAAACTTCATTTGGAATTAGAACGATAAAATTTGATCCAGAAAATGGTTTTTTACTTAACGGAAAAGCGGTGAAATTAAAAGGAACCAATAATCATCAGGATCATGCCGGAATTGGAACAGCGCTTCCAGATGAAATTCAGTATTATAGAATTAAGAAGCTGAAAGAAATGGGTTCCAACGCCTATAGATGCTCGCATCATCCGCCAACGCCTGAATTGTTGGATGCCTGCGATAAATTAGGAATGCTGGTTATTGATGAAACTCGTTTAATGGGAATAAACGATTACCATTTGAATGATTTACAGCGAATGATGGAGCGCGACCGAAATCACCCGAGTATTTTCTGCTGGTCTGTTGGAAATGAAGAGTGGCAAATTGAGGGTGGAATTACCGGTGAAAGAATTACCAATACAATGCAAGATTTTTCTAAAAGTATTGATCCAACAAGGCCTGTAACAGTAGGAATCAGCAGCGGATTTAAAAGCGGAATTTCTTCAGTTGTAGAAATTATGGGTTATAATTATCTTGGAAACGGAGATATCGATGCGCATCGAAATCAGTTCAAAAATCAGCCGGGGATGGGAACCGAAGAAGGTTCGACTTTTGCCACACGTGGCATTTATTTTACAGATGATGCCAAACATTACCAAAGTGCTTATGATAAAAAACCTCGTCCGACTTTTTATAGCATCGAAGAAGGTTGGAAATTCTATGCCGAAAGACCTTATTTGGCAGGAATGTTTATTTGGACAGGTTTTGATTACCGAGGCGAACCAACGTCTTATGGCTGGCCGTCTGTAACTTCGTATTTCGGAATGATGGATGTTTGCGGTTTCCCAAAAGACAATGTTTTCTATTTAAAATCGTGGTGGGGAAAAGAACCCGTTTTACATTTATTGCCACATTGGAATTGGACCGGAATGGAGGGTGCAGCAATTGATGTTTGGGCTTATTCGAATTGCGATGAAGTAGAGCTTTTTCTCAACAAAAAGAGTTTAGGAAAAAAGAAAATGGAACAAAACGGTCATTTGGAGTGGAAAGTGAATTATGTTGCAGGAACTTTGGAAGCAATTGGTTATAAAAATGGTAAAAAAGTACTTTCTGATGTTCAAAAAACAACTGGAAAATCAGAAAATATTAAATTGTCAGTAGATAAAGAAAATGTTTTAAAAGGAAAGGTTTCGGTTGTAACGGTGGAAACTACAGATAAAAATGGCTTGCATGTTCCGACAGCCAATGACGAAATTATATTTTCTATTAAAGGCGGTAAAATTTTAGGAGTAGGAAACGGTGATCCAACTTCGTTAGAAAGCGATCAGTTTATTGATGACATCGCCCTGGTTGCTATAAATAATTTTAAGGAACAGAAAGGAACAAGTGCATCTCTGCCTCAGCAATTATCAGATTATGCAGAGAGCGAATGGATAGAAGCTTTTAAAGATCGCGATTACAAAAAACAAGCGCCGTCTTATATTTATAAAGGAGAATTTGATTTGAAAAGCAATTCAGGTTCTTCGATTGTTAGTTTCTTTTACAAAAAAATCGGAGTTGAAACTGTAGTTTTCGTAAACGGAAAAAAGATCGAACCAAGCGTTGAAGATGCTCAGAAATATATTTTTGATACAGCCATTTTAAAGCAAGGAAAAAACACTATTCATATTGCAGCAACTCCATTACAAAAAGTAAAAGATTGGGATGTAATGAACACCGATCCAGGAATTATCCAGGTAGTTACTCCTGCTGAACCTTGGAAGAGAAAGTTATTTAATGGTTATGCTCAAATTATTATTAAGAAAGATGAAAACGCGAAAGAAGTTGTTTTATTTGCTTCTGGGAAAGGTTTAAAGAATGGTGTGATTGTGGTGAAGTAG
- a CDS encoding helix-turn-helix domain-containing protein, protein MNNQTETQSCDFTSDLKMKGFKVYPINGDFSKVPVYSRRDFYKICINTSKSIIQYADRGIETNGTILFFGNPIIPYSWETISEKFEGYACVFTEEFFKTKDRSETLQESPLFKIGGTPIFTLTPEQKVFIDSLFQKMIEEYETDYAFKDDLMRSYVNLIIHESMKMQPSESFFKHKNASSRITSLFLELLERQFPIETKDQPLALKTPQDYAQSLSVHVNHLNRSVKEVTGKPTTAHITERVINEAKALLQHTDWSISDIGYSLGFEYPSYFNNYFKRLTGTVPKSLRV, encoded by the coding sequence ATGAATAATCAAACAGAAACTCAGAGTTGCGATTTTACTTCAGATTTAAAAATGAAGGGATTTAAAGTGTATCCTATAAATGGGGATTTTAGTAAAGTTCCCGTTTACAGCCGAAGAGACTTTTATAAAATCTGCATCAATACCAGTAAAAGCATCATACAATATGCCGACCGCGGAATAGAAACCAACGGGACGATTCTGTTTTTCGGCAATCCGATTATTCCTTATTCTTGGGAAACGATTTCTGAGAAGTTTGAAGGTTATGCCTGCGTTTTTACCGAAGAATTTTTTAAAACAAAAGACCGTTCTGAAACCCTTCAGGAATCGCCTTTGTTTAAAATAGGAGGAACGCCAATCTTTACTTTAACACCTGAACAAAAAGTATTTATAGATTCGTTGTTTCAAAAAATGATTGAAGAATACGAAACCGATTATGCATTCAAAGACGATTTGATGCGCAGTTACGTCAATTTGATTATTCATGAATCGATGAAAATGCAGCCTTCGGAAAGTTTCTTTAAACATAAAAATGCTTCTTCGAGAATTACTTCTTTGTTTTTAGAATTGCTGGAAAGACAATTTCCAATAGAAACCAAAGATCAGCCCTTGGCTTTAAAAACACCTCAAGATTATGCGCAAAGTCTTTCTGTGCACGTGAATCACTTAAATCGTTCTGTAAAAGAAGTTACAGGAAAACCTACTACAGCACATATTACCGAAAGAGTCATTAACGAAGCAAAAGCTTTACTGCAGCACACAGACTGGAGTATTTCGGATATTGGTTATTCGCTTGGTTTTGAATATCCGAGTTATTTCAATAATTATTTTAAAAGACTTACAGGAACAGTTCCGAAATCGCTTCGAGTGTAA
- a CDS encoding cupin domain-containing protein produces MSTQFTAVTEEGKIPNTYMTGEVSYKKQTSEIHPENTVIKDVSFEPGARSNWRINASLQLIIVTDGAGYYQERGGQINLIEKGKVITVLPGIEHWYGATPKTKYSHITIVTEVDKGHGTWLDSVTDEEYYSF; encoded by the coding sequence ATGTCGACACAATTCACTGCCGTAACCGAAGAAGGTAAAATTCCAAATACTTATATGACAGGCGAAGTGTCATATAAGAAGCAGACAAGCGAAATTCATCCGGAAAACACCGTTATTAAAGATGTTTCTTTTGAGCCTGGTGCAAGAAGCAATTGGCGTATCAATGCGAGTCTGCAATTGATTATTGTAACCGATGGAGCGGGCTATTACCAAGAAAGAGGCGGACAAATTAATCTTATCGAAAAAGGAAAAGTAATCACGGTTTTACCTGGAATAGAGCATTGGTATGGAGCAACACCAAAAACGAAATATTCTCATATTACTATTGTTACAGAAGTAGACAAAGGTCATGGAACTTGGCTGGATAGTGTTACCGATGAAGAGTATTATTCGTTTTAG
- a CDS encoding NAD(P)-dependent alcohol dehydrogenase, whose protein sequence is METKDIKAFGTEAAEAPLKTLDIKRRAVQAHDVEIEILYCGICHSDLHSARNEWHGTIYPIVPGHEIVGRVTKVGDHVKGFKVGDLAGVGCMVDSCRECEQCKEGLEQYCDPGSILTFNSPDKHLGGQTFGGYSQSIVVDEDFVLHISDKLELSAVAPLLCAGITTYSPLKHWKVGPGQTVGIVGIGGLGHMGIKLAKAMGAHVVVLTTSLSKVEDAKRLGADEVILSTDPEQMAKHAKSMNFILDCVSAEHNIDSYLNLLKVDGTLTLVGAPMDPLPVTSFSLILGRRSFAGSAIGGIAETQEMLDFCAEHNITADVEVIGVNDVNDAYERLLKGDIKYRFVIDMASLK, encoded by the coding sequence ATGGAAACAAAAGACATTAAAGCCTTTGGTACAGAAGCTGCCGAAGCACCATTAAAAACTTTAGATATTAAAAGAAGAGCTGTACAGGCGCATGATGTTGAAATAGAAATTTTGTATTGCGGAATCTGCCACTCAGACTTGCATTCAGCTAGAAACGAATGGCATGGCACTATTTATCCGATTGTTCCAGGGCATGAGATTGTAGGCCGTGTAACAAAAGTGGGAGATCACGTAAAAGGTTTCAAAGTTGGCGATTTGGCGGGAGTTGGCTGTATGGTCGATTCTTGCAGAGAATGTGAGCAATGTAAAGAAGGATTGGAGCAATATTGTGATCCAGGAAGCATCTTAACATTCAATTCTCCTGATAAACATTTAGGCGGACAAACTTTTGGAGGTTATTCTCAAAGTATTGTAGTCGATGAAGATTTTGTACTTCATATTTCAGATAAATTAGAACTTTCTGCTGTTGCGCCATTATTGTGCGCAGGAATTACAACATATTCTCCGTTAAAACACTGGAAAGTTGGTCCTGGCCAAACAGTTGGAATTGTAGGTATTGGAGGTTTAGGACATATGGGAATCAAATTAGCAAAAGCTATGGGAGCTCATGTGGTTGTTCTAACCACTTCTTTATCTAAAGTAGAAGATGCAAAACGTTTGGGTGCCGATGAGGTTATTTTGTCTACAGATCCAGAGCAAATGGCAAAACACGCCAAAAGCATGAATTTTATCTTAGACTGCGTTTCTGCTGAACACAACATCGATTCGTATCTAAATTTATTAAAAGTAGACGGAACTTTAACGCTTGTTGGAGCGCCAATGGATCCGCTTCCTGTAACTTCTTTCAGTCTTATTTTAGGAAGAAGAAGCTTCGCTGGTTCTGCCATTGGAGGAATCGCAGAAACTCAAGAAATGCTTGATTTCTGTGCCGAACACAATATTACTGCCGATGTTGAAGTAATTGGTGTTAATGATGTAAACGATGCCTACGAAAGATTATTAAAAGGAGATATTAAGTACCGTTTTGTGATTGATATGGCGTCGCTTAAATAA
- a CDS encoding aldo/keto reductase → MQTRKLGNSGLEVSALGLGCMGMSFGYGPAHDKNEMISLLRSAYEKGITFFDTAECYGPFLNEELLGEALAPFRDKVVIATKFGFLEGDSKKGLDSRPEWIRKSIEGSLKRLNTDVIDLYYQHRVDPNVPMEDVAGTIKDLIQEGKVKHFGLSEAGVESIRRAHAVQPVTALQSEYSLWWRTPEEEILPVLEELGIGFVPFSPLGRGFLTAKIDANTQFDSTDFRNTLPRFAPEARKANQAFVDLLGKMAADRGATNAQIALAWILAQKPWIAPIPGTTKLHRLEENLGALNLVLSASDLSEINDVASKITIEGSRYPEHLQKIAGK, encoded by the coding sequence ATGCAAACAAGAAAACTAGGAAATAGCGGTTTAGAAGTCTCAGCATTGGGACTCGGCTGCATGGGAATGAGTTTTGGATATGGTCCAGCTCATGACAAAAATGAAATGATAAGTCTGCTTCGTTCTGCTTATGAAAAAGGAATTACCTTTTTTGATACGGCTGAATGTTACGGGCCATTTTTGAATGAAGAACTTTTAGGAGAGGCTTTAGCGCCTTTTCGCGATAAAGTTGTCATTGCAACAAAATTCGGCTTTTTGGAAGGCGATTCTAAAAAAGGATTAGACAGCCGTCCGGAGTGGATTAGAAAAAGCATAGAAGGTTCGTTAAAAAGATTAAATACCGATGTAATCGATTTGTATTATCAGCATCGTGTTGATCCGAATGTGCCTATGGAAGATGTTGCTGGAACTATAAAAGATTTAATTCAGGAAGGAAAAGTAAAACATTTTGGACTCTCTGAAGCTGGCGTAGAAAGTATTCGCCGTGCGCATGCTGTTCAGCCCGTTACCGCATTGCAGAGTGAATATTCGCTTTGGTGGAGAACTCCAGAAGAAGAAATTCTACCTGTTTTAGAAGAATTAGGAATTGGTTTTGTGCCTTTTAGTCCGTTAGGAAGAGGTTTTTTAACTGCAAAAATTGATGCAAACACACAATTTGACAGCACCGATTTTAGAAATACATTGCCTCGTTTTGCTCCTGAAGCCAGAAAAGCAAATCAAGCTTTTGTAGATCTATTAGGAAAAATGGCTGCCGATAGAGGTGCAACAAATGCACAAATTGCACTTGCGTGGATTTTAGCACAAAAACCTTGGATTGCACCAATTCCAGGAACCACAAAATTACATCGTTTAGAAGAAAACCTTGGCGCATTAAACTTAGTGCTCTCTGCCAGCGATCTTTCAGAAATTAACGATGTTGCATCAAAAATAACAATAGAAGGTTCCAGATATCCAGAGCATTTACAGAAAATAGCGGGAAAATAG
- a CDS encoding DUF4142 domain-containing protein, which yields MKKLLLAGKAILGAGLLIIFLQSCKNETKQEDPKEVAEDANEAKFDSIDSKEDDSEFLVDQAEINLAEIEIGKLAQTKSTNPEVKKFGKMLVDEHTKSASEVSALAKAKNFTLPTSLTEEGQEEYNKLNEKSGIDFDKKFADMMIDGHEKAIKKLQDATKNAVDEDVKTWASNNIAGLTAHLEHAKLLKQNLDKK from the coding sequence ATGAAAAAGTTATTATTAGCCGGAAAAGCCATTTTAGGAGCAGGACTTCTTATTATATTCCTTCAATCTTGTAAAAACGAAACCAAACAAGAAGATCCAAAAGAAGTTGCAGAAGACGCAAACGAAGCAAAATTTGATTCTATAGACAGTAAAGAAGATGATTCTGAATTTTTGGTAGATCAAGCTGAAATTAATTTGGCAGAAATCGAAATCGGTAAACTGGCGCAAACAAAAAGTACAAATCCTGAAGTGAAAAAATTTGGTAAAATGCTTGTTGATGAGCACACTAAATCGGCTTCTGAAGTAAGTGCTTTAGCAAAAGCGAAAAACTTTACTCTTCCAACTTCTCTAACTGAGGAAGGACAAGAAGAATACAATAAATTAAACGAGAAATCGGGTATTGATTTTGATAAAAAATTCGCTGATATGATGATTGATGGTCACGAAAAAGCGATCAAAAAGCTTCAAGATGCAACTAAAAATGCCGTTGACGAAGATGTAAAAACTTGGGCTTCTAACAATATTGCAGGTTTAACAGCGCATTTGGAACATGCTAAATTGCTGAAACAAAACCTAGACAAAAAGTAA
- a CDS encoding DUF7218 family protein, whose product MPDPRIKNEAQYEALVKKGYSKEKSARIANTPDAGKKGGKAKPYEEWTKEELLKQASKVGIKGRSYMNKRGLIESLRNN is encoded by the coding sequence ATGCCAGATCCAAGAATTAAGAATGAAGCGCAATATGAAGCACTGGTAAAAAAAGGATATAGCAAAGAAAAATCGGCTCGAATTGCCAATACACCAGACGCAGGTAAAAAAGGCGGAAAAGCAAAACCGTATGAAGAATGGACAAAAGAAGAACTTCTGAAACAAGCCAGTAAAGTAGGCATAAAAGGAAGATCTTATATGAACAAAAGAGGTTTAATTGAGTCTCTAAGAAATAATTAA